The following proteins come from a genomic window of Pseudomonadota bacterium:
- the tatC gene encoding twin-arginine translocase subunit TatC, with protein MSTVDDPHIFRMGLMQHLRELRKRLIISLIAVTLGAIVAYLYAGQIFAILCAPYFASFPNSPLIGTSPAEAWLLKLKVSVFAGAILTSPLLFYQLWLFVAPGLYQTEQRLVAPFVILSTVLFTLGAYFCYELALPLSLRFFYEEFRSIGITPTIKISDHLSMSITALLGFGVVFELPLLSFFLTRAGVCDHTFLLHHFRHAVVIIFVVAAVLTPPDVMTQFMMAGPLLILYGISIGVAYLASKRSNAQLST; from the coding sequence ATGAGCACCGTAGACGATCCGCACATATTTCGAATGGGGCTTATGCAACACCTACGCGAGTTGCGTAAGAGGCTTATTATCTCCCTTATCGCAGTAACGCTCGGAGCTATCGTAGCTTACCTCTATGCCGGTCAGATCTTTGCCATCCTCTGCGCCCCGTACTTCGCCTCTTTTCCCAATAGCCCGCTAATCGGAACCTCGCCTGCAGAGGCCTGGCTACTCAAGCTAAAGGTCTCTGTATTTGCCGGTGCGATACTCACCTCACCCCTACTATTTTATCAGCTCTGGCTCTTCGTGGCCCCCGGCCTCTATCAGACGGAGCAGCGCTTGGTAGCTCCCTTCGTTATCCTAAGTACGGTCCTCTTCACACTTGGCGCTTACTTCTGCTACGAGCTTGCGCTACCCCTATCACTACGCTTCTTTTATGAGGAGTTTCGCTCTATCGGTATCACCCCAACTATCAAGATAAGCGATCACCTCTCGATGTCGATCACAGCGCTACTAGGTTTCGGGGTTGTATTTGAGCTGCCGCTACTCTCGTTTTTTCTAACGCGTGCGGGGGTCTGTGATCACACCTTTCTTCTGCACCACTTTCGCCACGCAGTTGTTATTATATTCGTAGTTGCAGCGGTGCTGACACCACCCGATGTTATGACCCAGTTTATGATGGCCGGCCCCCTCCTTATCCTGTACGGTATTAGTATCGGGGTCGCCTACCTAGCCTCTAAGCGCTCCAACGCTCAACTAAGTACCTGA